In one window of Fulvia fulva chromosome 5, complete sequence DNA:
- a CDS encoding Mitochondrial inner membrane i-AAA protease supercomplex subunit: protein MATTTTMGSVLARGQAIFAVRPAASILCHLPRGTLPLSSLSPASKCFSAATRLGPLALRAPVRTSFVGFSQQRTIFGGGGNNSNSNSSNAQPNRNLLAHMEQQANNNPSSATAQNGFYQALLRANMPEILVERYNTGRYATNAATDQAYQKALERLGAAEVGAGGLGAMAGRIPAGNSNTMSSEQLQAIGQAVSAKTQGGNVSISRQGSGAKSEPLYVVVDESMGSTIFKWVRFFLVFGLVAYCSLVVFTLLIEATGVLKKVGGAKDAEAKPELQTTKFSDVQGCDEAKDELQELVDFLKSPDQFSTLGGKLPKGVLLVGPPGTGKTLLARAVAGEAGVPFFYMSGSEFDEVYVGVGAKRVRELFTNARAKSPAIIFIDELDAIGSKRHERDAAYAKQTLNQLLTELDGFSQDSGVIIIGATNFPESLDKALTRPGRFDRNVNVPLPDVRGRIAILKHHMRNIKFDPAVDAATIARGCPGFSGAELENVVNQAAVRASKLKQQKVTEADLVWAKDKIMMGAERRSAVIQQKDKVMTAYHEGGHALVALLTEDSTPLYKATIMPRGHALGITYMLPEMDQVSETKRQMMAQIDVAMGGKVAEELIYGADNVTTGASSDITNATRIAYSMVTRAGMSESLGNIDLANNYNKLSGETKKQIESEVRRLVEDGRKRAVDLLTKNREGLERLANALVEYETLNKEEIEKVVRGEKLTDKLKVDVSTPVKMPEPGSFLPPPPPPGVPVPGVGSGSPDPPSGGQVAGSP from the exons ATGGCCACAACGACGACTATGGGCAGCGTGCTGGCGCGAGGTCAGGCCATCTTTGCAGTGAGACCCGCAGCGTCGATACTTTGCCACTTGCCACGCGGGACATTGCCACTGTCGTCCCTATCGCCCGCCTCGAAATGCTTCTCCGCCGCAACTCGACTTGGCCCGCTTGCCCTTCGAGCGCCTGTCAGGACGAGCTTCGTTGGTTTCAGCCAGCAACGGACAATATTCGGCGGGGGTGGCAATAACAGCAACAGCAACAGCAGCAATGCGCAGCCTAATCGAAACCTCCTCGCCCATATGGAACAGCAAGCGAACAACAATCCGTCCAGCGCCACTGCCCAGAATGGCTTCTATCAGGCTCTTCTCCGCGCAAACATGCCCGAGATCCTCGTCGAACGGTACAACACTGGACGCTACGCcacgaacgccgctaccgACCAAGCCTACCAGAAGGCGCTCGAACGATTGGGCGCTGCCGAAGTAGGAGCAGGTGGACTTGGAGCCATGGCTGGCCGTATCCCAGCCGGCAACAGCAACACGATGAGCAGCGAACAACTACAAGCTATTGGACAAGCCGTATCCGCAAAGACACAAGGAGGCAATGTCAGCATTTCACGGCAGGGCTCCGGCGCCAAGAGCGAGCCACTGTACGTTGTCGTCGACGAGAGCATGGGCAGCACCATCTTCAAATGGGTCAGGTTCTTCCTGGTCTTTGGTCTGGTCGCATACTGCTCGCTGGTCGTCTTCACCCTGCTCATCGAGGCAACTGGCGTGTTGAAGAAGGTCGGCGGCGCAAAAGATGCCGAGGCAAAGCCTGAACTACAGACAACCAAGTTCTCCGATGTTCAAGGCTGCGACGAGGCCAAGGATGAGCTCCAGGAGCTGGTCGATTTTTTGAAATCTCCCGACCAGTTTAGTACCCTGGGCGGCAAGCTTCCGAAGGGTGTCCTGCTCGTTGGTCCTCCAGGTACCGGAAAGACTCTTCTCGCACGTGCTGTGGCCGGTGAAGCCGGTGTGCCATTCTTCTACATGTCTGGATCTGAGTTCGACGAGGTATACGTCGGTGTCGGAGCCAAGCGTGTCCGCGAACTGTTCACCAACGCCCGCGCAAAGAGCCCAGCCATCATCTTCATCGACGAACTTGACGCTATTGGCAGCAAGCGCCATGAACGCGATGCCGCTTACGCTAAGCAGACTCTCAATCAGCTCTTGACTGAACTCGATGGCTTCTCCCAGGACTCTGGTGTCATCATCATCGGTGCAACCAACTTCCCCGAATCTCTCGACAAGGCATTGACTCGACCTGGCCGCTTCGATCGCAACGTTAACGTACCGCTTCCAGATGTCCGCGGTCGCATTGCTATTCTCAAGCACCACATGCGCAACATCAAGTTCGACCCTGCCGTGGACGCTGCCACTATCGCTCGAGGTTGTCCTGGCTTCTCCGGCGCTGAGTTGGAGAACGTTGTCAATCAAGCGGCTGTTCGTGCGTCAAAGCTCAAGCAACAGAAGGTCACAGAGGCAGATCTAGTGTGGGCAAAGGACAAGATCATGATGGGGGCTGAGCGCAGAAGTGCGGTAATCCAGCAGAAGGACAAGGTCATGACAGCCTACCATGAAGGTGGACACGCTCTAGTGGCGCTGCTCACGGAAGATTCTACGCCTCTATACAAGGCCACCATCATGCCGCGAGGCCACGCCTTGGGTATCACATACATGCTGCCGGAGATGGATCAGGTGTCGGAAACAAAGAGGCAGATGATGGCACAAATTGACGTGGCCATGGGCGGCAAAGTGGCCGAAGAGCTGATCTACGGTGCGGACAACGTGACAACTGGAGCGAGCTCGGACATCACGAACGCTACTCGAATTGCGTACTCGATGGTCACCAGGGCCGGCATGAGCGAATCGCTGGGCAACATCGATCTTGCGAACAACTATAACAAGCTTTCCGGCGAAACCAAAAAACAGATCGAGTCTGAGGTTCGACGGCTTGTTGAGGATGGCAGAAAGCGTGCCGTCGACCTTCTAACCAAGAATCGAGAAGGATTGGAACGTCTGGCCAACGCTCTTGTGGAATACGAAACTCTTAACAAGGAGGAGATCGAGAAGGTTGTGAGGGGCGAAAAG TTGACCGACAAGCTCAAGGTCGACGTCAGCACTCCCGTCAAGATGCCCGAGCCCGGCTCATTCTTACCACCTCCACCTCCACCTGGAGTTCCCGTTCCAGGCGTTGGTTCAGGTAGCCCCGACCCACCGTCAGGTGGCCAGGTGGCAGGCAGTCCTTAG
- a CDS encoding Malic acid transport protein produces the protein MASRLTSQTTSEQKNDDVEKQHREVHWRKASPPDSAGFKDRIAHFTWPWFASTMSTGALAVVIANTPNTFTGLRTIGKIFVIVDLVLFFLFTIAMGLRAFWFPRRFLASLYHPVEGLFFGSYWVSVSLILNCTQAYGVPASGPWLPKALLVLFWMYCAIVLLVAIGQYFVLFQEERLKITDAVPAWIFPIYPLLVVGSMAGTMIPSQPQKQAFNMWVGAVMLQGLSWTVALMMYSMYTQRLMTSALPTPSTRPGMYVSVGPAGYTAAGLISLGKRAPSVLPSDTFNTNNLDDGSFVKILGIMAGTFIIIFAFWFFCISTVSVVAGIRKMSFTLNWWAFIFPNAGLTLAAIQLGDAYSSPAINGISSALTIMLVIMWLFTTVSHARAWIQGKIMWPGKDEDKDMPMGWGKYSA, from the exons ATGGCTTCTCGTCTCACGAGCCAGACCACATCCGAGCAGAAGAACGATGATGTTGAGAAGCAACACCGAGAAGTGCACTGGCGCAAGGCATCACCGCCGGACAGTGCTGGCTTCAAAGATCGCATTGCGCATTTCACTTGGCCATGGTTTGCTTCTACCATGTCGACCGGAGCGTTGGCAGTCGTGATTGCGAACACACCCAACACATTCACAGGCCTCCGTACCATAGGCAAGATATTCGTCATCGTCGACCTTGTCTTGTTCTTCCTCTTCACAATTGCGATGGGTCTACGAGCTTTCTGGTTCCCGAGGCGATTCCTGGCTTCACTGTACCATCCCGTTGAAGGACTCTTCTTTGGCTCGTATTGGGTCTCGGTCTCCTTGATCTTGAACTGCACGCAAGCATATGGCGTGCCCGCATCAGGGCCATGGCTACCAAAAGCTCTGCTGGTCCTCTTCTGGATGTACTGCGCGATCGTGCTACTAGTTGCGATAGGACAGTACTTCGTCCTTTTCCAGGAGGAGAGGTTGAAGATCACGGATGCTGTCCCTGCTTGGATCTTTCCGATTTATCCTCTTCTCGTCGTCGGTAGTATGGCTGGTACGATGATTCCGAGTCAACCGCAGAAACAGGCGTTCAATATGTGGGTGGGAGCAGTCATGCTACAGGGTCTCAGCTGGACA GTCGCACTTATGATGTACTCAATGTACACCCAACGACTAATGACGAGCGCTTTGCCCACACCATCAACTCGTCCGGGCATGTACGTTTCGGTCGGACCGGCTGGCTATACTGCAGCTGGCCTGATATCACTAGGCAAAAGAGCACCGAGCGTGTTACCGAGTGATACGTTCAACACAAACAATCTCGACGATGGTTCCTTCGTCAAGATCCTGGGCATTATGGCGGGCACCTTCATCATCATCTTCGCATTCTGGTTCTTCTGCATCTCGACTGTCTCAGTGGTCGCCGGTATCAGAAAAATGTCCTTCACGCTGAACTGGTGGGCTTTCATCTTCCCGAACGCCGGCCTGACTTTGGCTGCGATACAACTTGGCGATGCGTACTCTAGTCCTGCGATAAACGGAATCAGCAGTGCTCTGACGATAATGTTGGTGATAATGTGGCTGTTCACGACTGTTTCGCATGCCCGAGCATGGATTCAGGGCAAGATCATGTGGCCTGGTAAAGACGAGGACAAAGATATGCCAATGGGTTGGGGCAAGTATTCAGCATAG
- a CDS encoding Polyamine oxidase 1, whose protein sequence is MKTLLTALFATQCLAYVAKPHQYEAACRKTTVAILGAGMAGISAAQALANASITDFVIIEYQDRIGGRVHAVDFGKKADQSPYKVELGANWVHGTEGIAINPIWTLAQKYDLKHGIQNFSNILNYNETGLIDITYLYEEFEEAAEQAAINAGALLEGNHPDQTARANLALAGWRPDVDDAAAGLVEWFGWDFNDGVAPEVDSATFGFTAENLTYGLFGDSEALIVDSRGYSAIISGEASTFLQENDPRLLLNTIVTNISHSEDRVTVYSDDGSCISAAYAITTFSLGVLQHDSLHFAPALPEWKETAIQSFGMATYTKIFLQFNTTWWPSDVEFFGYASPTTRGYYPMFQSLDVPGFLEDSHMMFMTVTEHQAYRAERQTDEETKAEIMEVLREMFPAIEVPDPVDFMYPRWTLEPWARGSYSYWPPTVGLQMHQNLRANVGRLFFAGEHISGQFYGYLHGSYFSGREMGERVAGLLGGKCRGSAGEPDAEACGELVRYEVLSGVTPKDEYDTENGWPVTSVAIEVMEGGDALGNPLVA, encoded by the exons ATGAAGACATTACTGACAGCGTTATTCGCTACCCAGTGCCTGGCTTATGTTGCCAAGCCTCACCAATATGAAGCAGCATGTCGCAAGACAACAGTAGCCATCTT AGGTGCTGGCATGGCAGGCATATCAGCTGCG CAAGCCCTCGCAAACGCTAGCATCACAGACTTTGTGATCATAGAGTACCAAGATCGCATTGGCGGTCGCGTTCATGCCGTAGACTTTGGCAAGAAAGCCGATCAATCGCCCTACAAGGTCGAGCTGGGCGCCAATTGG GTGCACGGAACTGAAGGCATAGCTATCAACCCGATCTGGACATTG GCACAGAAGTATGACCTGAAGCATGGGATCCAGAACTTCAGCAACATACTCAACTACAACGAGACGGGCCTCATCGACATTACTTACCTCTACGAAGAGTTCGAGGAGGCCGCCGAGCAGGCGGCAATCAACGCTGGTGCCCTTCTTGAAGGGAACCACCCTGATCAAACGGCGCGTGCCAATCTTGCACTTGCTGGATGGAGGCCCGATGTCGATGATGCTGCAGCTGGCCTTGTGGAGTGGTTCGGATGGG ACTTCAACGATGGAGTTGCGCCCGAAGTTGATTCTGCCACCTTCGGCTTCACCGCAGAGAACTTGACATATGGCCTTTTCGGTGACAGCGAAGCACTCATCGTCGATTCGCGAGGCTATAGCGCCATTATCAGCGGCGAGGCATCAACCTTTCTGCAAGAGAACGATCCTCGTCTCCTCCTCAACACGATTGTCACGAACATATCACACTCTGAGGATCGTGTCACAGTCTACAGTGACGATGGAAGCTGCATCAGCGCCGCTTATGCCATCACCACATTCTCGCTCGGGGTCCTCCAACACGACAGTCTGCACTTTGCACCAGCACTGCCAGAGTGGAAGGAGACAGCAATCCAGTCCTTCGGCATGGCGACCTACACCAAGATCTTCCTACAGTTCAACACAACCTGGTGGCCTTCTGATGTCGAGTTCTTCGGCTACGCTTCGCCGACAACACGAGGATACTATCCCATGTTCCAATCTCTTGACGTTCCTGGCTTTTTGGAAGACTCTCACATGATGTTCATGACGGTCACGGAGCACCAAGCCTATCGTGCAGAACGACAAACTGACGAGGAAACAAAGGCTGAGATCATGGAAGTGCTGCGAGAGATGTTTCCAGCTATCGAGGTTCCCGATCCAGTCGACTTCATGTATCCGCGCTGGACGCTGGAGCCCTGGGCGCGAGGGAGCTACTCGTACTGGCCGCCTACTGTCGGGCTGCAGATGCATCAGAACCTTCGAGCAAATGTCGGCAGATTATTCTTCGCGGGAGAGCACATTAGTGGCCAGTTTTATGGCTACCTCCACGGTTCATACTTCTCTGGCAGAGAGATGGGCGAACGAGTTGCTGGCCTGTTGGGCGGAAAGTGTCGGGGAAGTGCTGGTGAACCAGATGCCGAGGCTTGCGGGGAGCTGGTGAGGTACGAGGTTCTGTCTGGTGTTACGCCGAAGGACGAGTATGATACCGAGAATGGCTGGCCCGTGACTAGCGTGGCTATCGAGGTTATGGAGGGCGGAGATGCGTTGGGTAATCCTCTCGTTGCCTGA
- a CDS encoding Putative steryl acetyl hydrolase mug81, with product MILSQIAWVDCIAFLIFLAPQLLIHVGIFTTLACGIKALPFLGFRMPLELIRERYLTPKEKRSPFVQRATLFQDVVIRCVRYAFADIPSIVGKVFFSKWVSLPFMKFRMLRHGIWKSPIYWREVNREGVKGTYAICDSSRRPDIVLYYCHGGGFSMGSSYFYLEFLMAWMTLLQEAGYDNPAMFALEYTLVPEATYPTQVQEALAGYKYVLSLVNDSSRIVVSGDSAGATLILSLMLCISGYSSIKDKMPGLAIPISPWATIISPKNKNTPSDYLNAESLHLYGSQYIGKNGSQDNALVSPGRCYDQSWWRRASPSRGWYFIYGAEEVFAPEARDLIARLKKADLEVTEHEEPGWIHAWPVVKLFLCNNQDERQSGLRRMVKVISERIDIQKSK from the exons ATGATTCTCAGCCAAATCGCATGGGTGGACTGCATTGCTTTCCTGATTTTTCTTGCTCCTCAATTACTGATCCATGTTGGCATCTTCACGACATTGGCATGCGGCATCAAGGCGTTACCGTTCCTCG GCTTCAGAATGCCATTGGAGCTCATTCGTGAACGATACCTGACTCCCAAGGAGAAGCGGTCTCCGTTTGTGCAGCGAGCAACGCTCTTCCAAGACGTTGTCATTCGATGCGTTCGATATGCATTCGCTGACATTCCGTCCATTGTTGGCAAGGTATTCTTCTCGAAATGGGTGTCGTTACCATTCATGAAGTTCCGCATGCTGAGACACGGCATCTGGAAGAGTCCTATCTACTGGCGTGAAGTCAATAGAGAAGGTGTGAAGGGTACATATGCCATCTGTGACAGCTCCCGACGGCCAGACATTGTGCTCTACTATTGCCATGGTGGGGGCTTTTCGATGGGATCTTCCTATTTCTACCTGGAGTTCCTCATGGCGTGGATGACACTGCTGCAGGAGGCTGGCTACGACAATCCGGCCATGTTTGCATTGGAGTACACGCTGGTCCCGGAGGCTACATACCCGACACAGGTGCAGGAAGCTCTTGCTGGATACAAGTATGTACTATCCCTGGTCAATGATTCTTCTCGTATAGTGGTCAGCGGTGATTCTGCTGGCGCAACGCTCATTCTCAGCTTGATGCTCTGTATCTCTGGCTACTCTTCGATCAAGGACAAGATGCCTGGGCTTGCTATTCCAATTTCTCCATGGGCCACGATCATCTCGCCAAAGAACAAGAACACACCGTCCGACTACCTCAACGCCGAAAGTCTGCATCTATACGGATCGCAATACATCGGCAAGAACGGATCACAGGACAATGCGCTAGTGTCACCAGGACGGTGCTACGACCAGAGTTGGTGGCGACGTGCAAGCCCAAGTCGTGGCTGGTACTTCATCTACGGTGCCGAGGAGGTCTTTGCGCCAGAGGCCAGGGATCTGATTGCTCGTCTGAAGAAAGCTGATCTCGAGGTTACAGAGCACGAGGAACCTGGCTGGATTCATGCATGGCCTGTGGTCAAACTGTTCCTGTGCAACAATCAGGACGAACGACAGAGCGGTCTGAGACGCATGGTCAAAGTCATATCCGAGCGCATCGATATTCAGAAGTCTAAGTAG